The stretch of DNA TTAGAATATGACGAATCATCTCTTTCCCAAATGAAATGCAAGATGCTTGTCATCTCCCAacttattcaaaaatcaataatatttaatTGAAGAAGCCGAAACTTTCTCCACAAATCGCAAAAAGACAAATGAAAATGATactgatatctttttttttttttttactttttaagatATTTATGTGATAGCTAAACAATCACTATTTAAATCGACTATTGTCAAAGGAATGATTCGAATGATATTTGTGATATGATATTTATTCTTTCTCATATTAAATGATGAATAATTATCGAGATATATACGATGTATTATATGATTCATaaatagagaaattattttcttgaGTCGGATATAAAGAATTTACTTGTTATAATAAAATATGAATTTTCTTAATCTTCAACTTTATTCGGTAAGTCgagatttattttcatttttattgaCTCAACCTTTGATTATATAgattataaaaaataagtttattATAATATACTTATGTCCAGGGAGAGTAAAATGTATCTTTAAATAACAAAAGAACCATATGATATTAAAGAAATGCCAGCATGAAAGTAACATCATTTCAGTCAACTTGATGTGATCATCTTCTTACAAAGTTCATGCACTACACTTGTAGAATCTTCACTCACTAAACTCACTAATGTGTGGTTTTGTGACCGACTCTTATCAAACTGCCAAAGATCATTCTTCCATGTCAAGTCACTTGGGGTGAGTGCTCTTTCATCACTCACTGACATGGTGTCCTCATCAGTGGGGACTCTGCAAGATCCTTTTTATTTACAGACACTGGCAGTTCTCAGTGGAGATGcctcctcttacaactcttttcttctGACACCATCATGTTCTGCCAGTTCTAAAAGAGATTGTTATCTGTGACATGATTTCTCAGCAGAAAACTTGAAATATAAAGGCATTGTTAATCTGAACTTCTGTCATCCATCTTATCATGTCTCTCTCTCAATCTTAATCTCTTTCATTTCTTACAATGGTGACATTCTTTGTGTACATGAGAATGGAGGTATAGAGAAACAAAAAGCCCAATGCTTTGTTCATGTGCAGCTCTTCTTGGATTTGTAAATTACATGGAAAATTTGATTACCATCAATCAACCAAGTCTATGAATACGATTACtcaaaaaatagaaataaaatctATCAGGCTGACATCCCTAATGCAAAGGTATCGGTGGAGACGTAAATGGCTTCgtttgtgatgtcacccccatgcATCGCTCTTTTGTTTCAACTTTGAGTTACGGTGTGAATGCAAATATTCCAAAGGCAAAATACATCACGTAGGTGGCTACTCTTCTCAAGAAGAAGGCATGAAACAGGCCACCCAAATCTCAATGTCAACAGCTACCTTTTGATGTCCCTATCAATGATTCATCCTCCCAATGACCCATAAATCTTTCACGTCCTTATGTGCGTCCCatatgtttctctctctctctctctctttgtttgtAAGGATAAGATTATATATTCATTTTTTGATTCTTACTAAATCTcgcattgaaattttttttatacttaATTAATTGGATGGTCAACCTCTAATCGATTATAAGATATTCCACAAGTTGCGTGTTTGCCAATAGTGTAGGTGATGCATGTAGGTCAAATTTTGGATGGTAGATTGCATTATTGGATGGTTATTTTCACGGCATTTTTACCAATGCATAATAATATAAATCACCGAAATAAATATAGGCAATCAATGCAGTGTTCATGCACGTAGTGATTTACCAAAAGACCGAGCTGGAACCATGCAGCTCGTACTCTCGGAAGGGGTGCAACAGGCACACCCTGTGTGAATACAAGGGTCTCAGAATCTTAGACTTGTGTTCTTGCACATTGTTTAGCGTTTGTTGTCGATTTAATATTGCACCCCCTTGCTTCGATCCTAACCATCCATGGCGTTGGATCGAAAAGGTGTCGTCTTGCACCCCCCTTGCCCATATATAGGGACCTACATCATCCCCGTGGGAGCATGTGAGAGAGAGGTGTGTGCTCGCCTTTCGGCCTTGAGGTTCTTTTCTGATGACTAGCTTTGCCATGGGGAAGCAAGAAGAGATGCTTGTCCGAAGGATAACTGAGATCTACGAGTGCGTCTCAAAGCTTCCCGCACTGAGCCCATCCAAGGAAGTGAACGAGCTCTTGACCGAGTTGGTCAACATCTGCATCCCTGTGATCGCCATAGATGTGTCCAAGCTGAGCTCCGAGGTGCAGGCGATGAGGTCCGAGCTCATTATGCTCTGTGGAGAGGCGGAGGGCCTCATGGAGAGccactactctgatctgctggcTTCCTACGACAACCCTCTCGACCATTTGAGCCTCTTCCCTTACCACTCCAACTATCTCAAGCTCAGCCTTTTGGAGTACACCCTACTGATGAGGCACGTGCCGAGCCCGCCGGGCAGGGTGGCGTTCGTCGGCTCCGGCCCTCTGCCACTGACCTCGGTCGTGCTGGCCAAGCAGCACATGCCGGCGGCGGAGTTCCACAACTACGATCTCGACCCGACCGCCAACGATCGGGCCTGCCGGCTGTTGCGCGGCGACCCCGACATGGCGGCCCGCATGGCGTTCCACACGGCGGACGTGCTCAGCGTGACCCACGAACTGAGGGGGTTCGACGTGGTGTTCCTGGCGGCGCTGGTGGGGATCGGCCACGACGAGAAGGTCCGGGTGATCGAGCACCTCGCGCGCCACATGGCCCCGGGCGCCATCCTGGTGGTGCGGAGCGCCCACAGCGCCAGGGCCTTCCTGTACCCGGTGGTGGAGCCGGCAGACCTGAGAGGGTTCGAGGTGCTGTCGATTCACCACCCCGGCGACCAGGTCATCAACTCGGTGATCGTGTCCAGGAAGCCGCAGGGCGGCCACGCCCCTGGTGCTGCAGCCGTGATGAGGCCGTGCAAGTGCTGTGAGATGATGCAGGGCTTCCATCACTTCGGCCATGGAAGCATGATGGAGGAGGTTGCACTGGAAGAGCTCCCCTCCTAACTCACGCCTCCTCCTTCAAATACCTCTTCTCGAATCATTGGGCACAGACACATTCTAATGCGTGTCTAACTATTCCCGCGTGCTAAGATCTAATATGGTGTGCTTCTAAATATCTTCTCGTCTTCCCCTTTCAATTTGTCAGGGAAATCAGTGGTATTTTCCTGTTGCTACATATCATGTATGGACTTAAGCTTCGATCTCTATCACTTATATGCGCTCCCTATAATTGTACCAAATACAAAGTGTGTTCTGTGATGATGATCACTTGCTTgccaggaaaatatgtcagaatcaATGTTTGAGTGCAGAATTCTCATCTGAATGCAGCTGAACTCATTCTGCAAACAGGATGTAAGGCACACCAATAAATGAGTTCAAAGCTCCAACCCTGTTTCAGTATCGTTGCAGTAGAAAGATCTAAGATTGGAGAGAAGAAGAAACGTTTCAGAGAGTGTTCCAAGTCCAACATGTTTGGTCTGGCGCAGGAAGAAACAAATACTTAGCTAGCTTGGACGGAAAGGAAAGAACCTAACAACAAGACTTCTTTTGGCATCTCTCTCCTGTAGCAGATTTCTTCTTGATAGATAGATCGATAGCGTGCGTGTGACCATTGTTGCCTTTGTCGTATCACATAGACTTCACTGTTCTCATTTAGATATGATGTTGCTAAACATCATGACCCTTTAGAATAGCATGAATGAAGCAAAATCCAAGCTTTGACTTTTGTTTAACTCATGAAACGataacatatctttcttttgggaGGAGAATAtgtcatttttcttcttcttcttcttctacatctCTCTAATAAATCCTGCAGAATTACATATTTTACATAAGAATCAAACCCTAATTTCAAGAATTTCTTCTTATAGAATTTCTTGTCCACTTAGGATaatagctctaagaatcataaaatacaataaaattattattgcttGGACACCATGAAATTTTTGGGTGGGAAATTGCACCATTGGATATGTGAAGTGCATCAGAAAAGTAGGGTTACTTTCATTAGATGTAAAAAGTC from Musa acuminata AAA Group cultivar baxijiao chromosome BXJ2-11, Cavendish_Baxijiao_AAA, whole genome shotgun sequence encodes:
- the LOC135627387 gene encoding nicotianamine synthase 3-like, producing the protein MTSFAMGKQEEMLVRRITEIYECVSKLPALSPSKEVNELLTELVNICIPVIAIDVSKLSSEVQAMRSELIMLCGEAEGLMESHYSDLLASYDNPLDHLSLFPYHSNYLKLSLLEYTLLMRHVPSPPGRVAFVGSGPLPLTSVVLAKQHMPAAEFHNYDLDPTANDRACRLLRGDPDMAARMAFHTADVLSVTHELRGFDVVFLAALVGIGHDEKVRVIEHLARHMAPGAILVVRSAHSARAFLYPVVEPADLRGFEVLSIHHPGDQVINSVIVSRKPQGGHAPGAAAVMRPCKCCEMMQGFHHFGHGSMMEEVALEELPS